Genomic DNA from Fusarium oxysporum Fo47 chromosome IX, complete sequence:
CCACGCTTGACCTCAGGGAGACCGAAAATAGCTGTGTCTGCCGCAACAACCAGATCACAGTTTACGGCGAATTCACAGCCGCCGCCGAAAGCAAAGCCATTCACCGCCGCAATAACAGGCTTCTTCCCCTTTCGACGCGTGAATGGAGTTACGCCTTCTCGCACGCCGAACTGCTCCCCCTTTCCATCCTCCAGTGTACGCTGCCACTCCTTGAGATCCGCACCAGCCGTGAAAGCTCGTCCCGTTCCAGTGACAACCAAGACGCGGAGGTTCGGCTCTGTTTCATACCAATCCAGAACCAAATCGAGCTCTCGCAAGGCCTCCGAAGAAAGGGCATTTAGTGAACTAGGGTGATCCATACGGGCTAGAAGAACGTGTTGCCTGACATGGGAGAGGCGTAAAAAGCTTAATCCTGATGGTAGCTCAGGGCTGAGACAAATTGGGGCTGACATGATAAGGCTTTGGTAGAAAAGGTTTGCTgtaagaaaaagaaggctGGTATCACGTAGTCATAAGATTTGAATTTTAGAGGCAGCTGAGTGACAGATTAATACGATAATAATTAAGAACTAACTTTTGAATATTTAAGATTGGGCTATGATTTCAGTATTTTTTAAAAGGCCTTTCCCAAACGCCTGAATTCTAAATAGGAAATTCTAAGAGCCTGACTCTCCCAGATTGGCCCGCGTTTTGCTTCAATTGAGTTAACTATGCCACAGGTCTTGTTTGGGCCTATCGCATTAATTCCTGGCAAGGTTCCCTTACCTCGGGTATTGTTGGGCCAATGGGATTAGTTCTTGGCAGTGTCCCCTTGCCTCGGGTTTTCTTAGGCCTCTTATCCTTCTTATCCTAACGTTAGAATCTCGACAATTTAAACTGGGGCTATGGGCTCTATCTTCCAATCATTTGTATGATAATTTGGGGGCTGCCTTTCGCAGGTTGATCAAATGCCACGTTCTGGACTCCAAAGCCCTAATCTAAATTGTCAATTGTCTACGGTACTTTTGTTCTTGGCATTGCAGCAGGTAAGAATAGCTGGACCAGGGTGCCAGAGTTGGCGACAGAGATCTGTAGGAATCGAGCATGGAACTTGCGAGGAGGTTTGGATCATGCTTGACAGCAAATTTTCATCCTTTCTCAACCTTTTGACTGAGTGGTCCTACTTCTAGCCTTAGAAGTGAGATGTGTATGCTCTAACCTGCATATCACACCTTTCTATGGACCTGTCGGCTCATGCCCATTTATCCTTTTCGCTTGGGGTTGAATACCCGAAGCTGGTTTATCCATTCATATCATGATCGCTCTGACTTTAGCCACTGGTACATGTCGTCAAGCGTTGACTCAGTAACGCAAACTCTTCTAGAGTAGCGGATGAACCACTGCTGGCATATACATAATATACGCGTCGGAAAGTGTCCAAGCTATCAAGCATATACCTTGGAATTTGATGAATCGGGATAAGATATTATTGCAAAGAACAGAAGATGGTCAGCACTGACCCAAGGAGCAGTCTCTAAAGACCAATAATTGGGCTAGGGCTTACTACCCTCAGTTGATCAGTGGCCCGATTGACGAGACTTATCGTTTTCATGTCAGCTTTCTCAGTGATTTCAGTCCACTAGATATGGATCTAAAACTTAACCCGCCATAGCATGTCTTCCCCAATCTGCTTCCTATGGAAGAAGATTTCTTTGTTTATCAATGTGGTTCGAGTGTAGAGCCGAGGTCAGCCTTTGGTGGAATAACGCTCACATCTTGGATACATGAATCGATGCCGACGAGAGGCTAGAACCTCTGCGTGTTCGACAAATGTTTGAGGGGATATACTAACTTGAGGCATAGAGATGGCTCTTTTATTGTTTTCCATTCACAAATTGCCGAACATTCGATCTCAACTTGTATGTATTAGTTGACGATAACCCTCATACGACCAAGATTCGCAACCTGAGCAAATTTATCCTTTGTGCTTCCATCACGATGGGAAGTAACGCGGACCGATGGATAATAGGTTCCCTCTTTCCAATAAGTATGGGAAGCTTTCACATCCACAACAGTCTGTAGTGTCCCTAAGCTGCCCTTAATATACTTACCCGTTCCATCAAAATCCCATTCGACAGAGGTGACAAACCCAGTTTTTGGGGGAACCTCAATGTGTGCGCTGAAAGGTAGGCGACGCCCCGCCTTTGTAGTCACTCGCTCTTTGCCATTAACCCTCAGGTCAACAACGGGTTGTATGCTCTTACGTTGCGCGGCACTGGCGGGGACCTTGACTTGGCCGTTATCAACGGTGAAAGATGTTCCATCTGGCGGCTGCTGACCCTTTTCGACCCAAACACTGAGATCTCTGAGATGCTGCTGGTATGCGGAGTTGTATGCCACGATGCGAGTGAGCTGGTCTTGAGGTACTGGGTCGATGAAATGATCCGCGTTTGCGACATAATGTAGTCTATAGTTGTCGTTGAAACGAGGGCCGAGCGCCTTTTGAACCTGGGCCCTATACCAAGTAGCCTGCCACGGTAACGCATCAAAGTCTTGTAGTGCATCCATGACTATGACCTTAGTGGTGATATTCCCGTTGAAGGAGCAGCCACCACTCGCTCCGAAAGAGATCGTGTCTCCAATAAGTACCTCGCGCTGGGGATATTTGGGTTGCCCATCAGTATCTCGAAGATAGTCATATGCATAAAATCCGTCTCGAGTGGGCACTTGATGTCTATGGTATGTAGCAGCGGCCAGCCACGCCCGATTGTTGACATTAACTTGAGTGCCTTGAGTTAACAATGCCAAGACAGTTGAGTTCTGTTCCAAGTCAATGACGGCTGTCTTGAGACGACTATCGAGCTGTGCCGTAAAGGTTCCGAGACTTGATTTGCCGTCCTTCGACTTGACGATAAGCTGGATGCCAAATTCTGGTGGCGTTGGTGGGACCCCATTAAGTTTTATAGCTACAGGAACCCCCCCATCACCAACCTTGACGGCCTGGATAGTCGCATTGTATTCGTACAACAATTTGCGGAAGAAGTCACCAAGCTTAGACTTTTCGGTCCCTAGGTATCCCTTCTTAGTCCAGAAGTCATCAAAATACGAAGGATCGAAGGACTCGATAGTTGGAATGACCATGGTTCGGAAAGTTTGTAAAAAGTCTGTCCTGTTGCCAGCAATGCCTTCGAAGTCCTCGAATGCGTCGAGTGGAATGCCAAGCTCGGTGACTTCTCGTAACGCTTGGCGACCAACGGCGTCTAGTCGAACGAAAGGACTAGTATCGGTACCAGGACGAACCGAGTTGACTATCGCATCTTTTTGCGATCTAAGGGTGAGTCCGGCTAAAGCACGGAGGCAGAAGTTGTTAGGATCGGAGATGGGGACAGCCTGGACTATAGGAATTCCACCCTGCCAAACGTTGAGAGTATTCTCGATAGCTCCAGCGGTAACAAACGAGCCACCACTAGCACCGTAGATATAACCATAAATGTTACTCTTGGGTTTTTCATAATATTTCATAGCAATGGTTCTCGAGAGCTTAGCaacggcagcatcagcacgATAACCACCGCCACCAGCCACGCGGTTAGTGTATCCACCGCTTTCCGCACCGAATACAATCTCGGCGTCTTCTGCCGTCGAGTTTTGCAACGGATAGACCAGCTGGAAGAATCGCCCTTTCCATTCCGACTCAGGAAGGTAGATGTTGAAGTCGATTTTACTTCCGTTGAAGTGCCCTGAGATCCTACGATGCGGGATAGGCGTACTGATATCCTTTTGGGCGTCAATAATGACTGTGTTAAATGTGCTATCAACACAGTCGGCTGTGACCAGCACAGCACCGTCATTTGTTTCCTGGCAGCTAGGGCCTTTAACAATGATTGGAGAAGTCAAGGATTCGGCGAGATTTGCAAAGACTGCTATCACACCGATCCAATACCTCATTACGATGTCAGTCCATACACAGTCCATATGATTCGCAAGTCAGACGGGTAACTCATACAATAGCTGTTTCACTGCATGCAGCATTATGACCAGTGGAGGGATCAAGAATGCGAGGGCGAGTTACGAAACTAAATGAAAAAGGGGTTTGCTGACAGGAGTGTACGAACTCGAGGGCTTAATTGCTGCTGGATCTCAGTCGCAACTGGAAATGACTGTCTATCTAAATACTCATACATGTTCTTCTACGTGAACCTGCGAGGATCGATTGTCGGCCCAAGATGTAGCGAGTCTGCAGGAGAATAGGACAAAAAGAAACGCTGAGGCTGGGGTCGTTAGACAGACTAAGATCTAATAGAACGGCTGCATCGTCCCCGCTGACCATCCCAACTCTAGAATCATCTGCTGACCAGCAGTTGCTCTCTATGAACCAAAGAGAGCCATTATTGGATCGAGCTTCAACGATGCTTTGCCCATCGAATACCAAGGCCTGGAACTGCCTAGGCTGGCTGTCCTTTTTTTTGGAGAACGTCTAGGAAATTGTGGAGAAAACTAAATTATCGTATATAGCACGAAGCTAGTGGCAATGAAAGAATTTGTCGTATGCAATACGAGGCtagtaaaataaattaaagtcCGTGCAGTAAGAGAAGTGGGGCAGGAGAAAGGGGATTGGTTGGTAAGAATTTCGTTTCAAATACGACAAATAAGCAGGGATTACCCCAGGATCAATAATAGGCTAATTTAGAAGATCTTGGGGAAGAGTAAATAGTCCACCGGATCAAATACGATAAATCAGGAGGGGAATAATGGGACGCCGTTACCCTAGGATCAGTAATAGGCTACTCCAGAAGATCTGGGGAAAAGGTGAACAGCCCATTGGATCAGATGTAACTTGAAGCCATCTCACATTCGGGTGCCCAAAGTCGTTGACTTCAGCGTGACCATAGACAACATTTGGGTTGGAGAGTGTATGATGTTCTACATGTGCATCACTCTCATTAGACTTTTAGACTACTCTGGTCGGAGTTCGTCAAAACGCGCTTCTGTTGCCTCGAAATGAGGTCATAAACTGAGACGAAGGGTTAGCCCCACTACTTGGTCGTCGTGTTACACAAGACGCTCTGAGTGTAATTTTGTGCAAGCGACGTGGTATGGTGCGGCCCCGCGCGTTATTGAGTCTGAGAAATACTTTCAGCTCTCAAGCTGGATCAGAATTGGTCTTTCTTCAAAGGAGACGGAAATAAAGATAAACAGAATTGATTTTGATATAGTTAGAGACACTTGTTGTAGTGGATTATTCGCTACCCTACAGAGCGAGGGGTACTTACGCATCACACACAATCAAAGCGTGACAGATGTCCGCAGCAAGCGTCCTCATGAAGGTAAAAACTCAGCAAGATAAGCCTCGCGCGATTTACATAAACATAAGAGTACTAGTTGAGGAATTACAGCACCCAAACCTCAAGAACAGGTCCTCTTTAACTTGATACACCGAGGTGGTAAGACAGTTCAGAGCTCAATTATCTGACGAAGAATGTTGTCCCGCGTCCGTTTACGGCGCACGCCGTCATGCATACCGCCGTACAACTGGCCTATTATGGAGGAATGGATCTACTCAGTGTCTTGCCAGATAGCCTCACTCGGTCTCGCGTGAACGGTTCGTATCGAGAATACGCTGGGTGGCTGTGATCGTCTTGTGGAATCGCCAAGGCTTGATCTTTCGTTCAAaaagttcatcaagctcagcaGGGGTTCGGCTAAGTTTGGACGGTTAGTACTAAGGCTGACTGATGGAATAAAAATGGTGCACACACCCCGAGGTTTCAGGAATCAAGAACCAAATGGCCAAGGTGAATGGCGCACCGCAGCCGGCGAAAAACCAGCTGGTCTTCAGGCCCCAGTTCCACTGATGAGCGTTGGTCATATATGGAACAAGTATTCCCATCACCAAGCCTACGACACAGGTTGATGCCGCTGCGAAACCAGCCGTATAAGGACGGAGTCGTTGAGAGGAGATCTCGCCAATGAACCCCCATCCAGTGGCCCCATTAGCGACTAGACCGACATCTAGATATCATATCAGCATCCTATTGGAAGAAGGATCAATTATAGCTTCAGATATGACGCCACTTACTCCAGATACAGGCAAAAAGGATCAAGAGGTAATCCGTTGCCTTGGCCTGCGGCACAACTCCGAGGATGCCAACAACCACGCAACACACCCAGCAGATGGTTGTGCCACTACAGGCTAGAACACGGCGACCTAAATAATCCGAagcaaagatgatgatgacgctGAAAAATATGTTGATACCTGATGTAATGCAAGTAACTTTGAAGGGATCTTGGACCCCAGCTTGTTGGAAGAAGTAGGTAGCATAAGCGAAAAAGATTCCGAGGCCAAGAAATTGTTGTGACATGAGCGTCCAGAAGGAAATAACCGTTCGGAGACCATCACGACCTCTGAAGATGGAATACCATTTTTCCCTGTTCTGTTCTGCGGCAACGCTGCGCTCGTGCTCGAGATTCATGCTGATGAGGTTGATATGATGATCGATGTCGAAGTCGGGTACTCCGCGGTAAAGGAAGGAAAGCGATTCCTCAGCCCGCTTCAACTTGCCACGAGAGACACACCAAGCAGGCGACTCAGGCACaaagagataaataataaacatCAGTCCAACCTGAGACCACTGCGTGTAGAGCGGAATGAGATAATTGGTAGGGTCTTGAGAGTGCATGACCTGCAAAGCAACTGGAGCGAAGAACTGACCAACCGTGAACCAGAAGCTGTAACACATGAGAAAAACTCCACGAACGTGCGTAGGAGCTACCTCAGAGACATAAGTTGGGATGGTCGATTGCAAGCAACCGACGCCAATGCCACCAAAGATCTTAGCAACAGTCCAGACTCTCCAGTCCTTGGCAACACACTCGATGGCGACGCTGATAGCAAGGAGAAACCAGTACCAAAACATTGCGACCTTTCTACCATACTTATCGGAAAGGAATGGTAGAGTCGTCATACCGACGATCTGTCCGACTGCTCCAATGACGTTCCAAACACTCATGACAGAGGAGGCTAGAACGACTCCATCATCAGTCTGCTGGGTACCAAACTGCTCGATGAAACCTGTGTTTGCAATGATGTTCCCCATGATACTAGTGGCTCGTAATTAGCATATTGGGGAATACCAGAAGCGTATGATACATACCCGATCTGATATCCATCAGTAGCGGCGCTGAAAGTCACAGCAAAACAAACAAGCGAATTGAGCTTGAAGCGCATGATGGTCTGCCATGGACTGAGCTCTTCATATCCAGAGATGCCTTGACCTCTGGCAGCCGCTTCGGAGACTACAGCTTTGGGGCCGTGGTTGGTGCCGTCGGCTACTTCATCATGCTGGACGTTATT
This window encodes:
- a CDS encoding enoyl-CoA hydratase/isomerase — encoded protein: MSAPICLSPELPSGLSFLRLSHVRQHVLLARMDHPSSLNALSSEALRELDLVLDWYETEPNLRVLVVTGTGRAFTAGADLKEWQRTLEDGKGEQFGVREGVTPFTRRKGKKPVIAAVNGFAFGGGCEFAVNCDLVVAADTAIFGLPEVKRGLAPTGGVLTRIVHTAGMQVASEIVVDEALRYASLIAENSPDAIICARAGLRQAWETANVQEATNQWFEKHFSLLERGDNMREGLAAFKDKRPPVWKNSKL
- a CDS encoding general substrate transporter, with amino-acid sequence MALTDTGKENVVDSTNNVQHDEVADGTNHGPKAVVSEAAARGQGISGYEELSPWQTIMRFKLNSLVCFAVTFSAATDGYQIGIMGNIIANTGFIEQFGTQQTDDGVVLASSVMSVWNVIGAVGQIVGMTTLPFLSDKYGRKVAMFWYWFLLAISVAIECVAKDWRVWTVAKIFGGIGVGCLQSTIPTYVSEVAPTHVRGVFLMCYSFWFTVGQFFAPVALQVMHSQDPTNYLIPLYTQWSQVGLMFIIYLFVPESPAWCVSRGKLKRAEESLSFLYRGVPDFDIDHHINLISMNLEHERSVAAEQNREKWYSIFRGRDGLRTVISFWTLMSQQFLGLGIFFAYATYFFQQAGVQDPFKVTCITSGINIFFSVIIIFASDYLGRRVLACSGTTICWVCCVVVGILGVVPQAKATDYLLILFACIWNVGLVANGATGWGFIGEISSQRLRPYTAGFAAASTCVVGLVMGILVPYMTNAHQWNWGLKTSWFFAGCGAPFTLAIWFLIPETSGRTPAELDELFERKIKPWRFHKTITATQRILDTNRSRETE